One stretch of Procambarus clarkii isolate CNS0578487 chromosome 35, FALCON_Pclarkii_2.0, whole genome shotgun sequence DNA includes these proteins:
- the LOC138371458 gene encoding uncharacterized protein codes for MFSLLTPAHLTQDSRVVWTPNLVRQVKRAFRIVRRDEDGRNCVRRGKRPPLLMTLCSTIDLCTPNTSNCRRTGWRGRQTPIAPTLSAHNLLNFPAPSQLKLWDRCS; via the exons atgttcagcctattgacccctgcacacctaacacaag attcaagggtggtctggacacccaatttggtcagacaggtgaagagagcatttaggatagttcgaagagatgaagatggtcgcaattgtgttcgaagaggcaaacgcccccctttgctaatgacattatgttcaaccattgacctctgcacacctaacacaag caactgccgtcgcacggggtggcggggccgacagacccccatcgctccaacgctcagcgcccataatttgctcaacttcccagctccatcgcagctaaa gttgtgggacagatgctcctag